Proteins from one Gimesia maris genomic window:
- a CDS encoding protocadherin has protein sequence MRLFITLMAVTAVCLFNPELSETWARGGFGGGGFRGGGGGFGGGGGRSFGGGGGGFGGAGGGFGGGGRSFDGAGGGDFRGAGGLGGAGGYGGGRDLGGNGLNGSGGFDGSRFSNYGSRFDTTSRFNDQSGFDSKFSNEARSFEQSGRNNFDRGNLNQLGGNGDRGFRNSGSLNVGDMNFNKRPTQQGLNNFLGLPSDAGHNAVTNSHPHVQDFTGRDTINRSISSGSGSGNIYHGPNGGVAGGGTYTGPRGNTVTGGGAIGPDGGHAAGGSIDGKNGGSATGGRVVGPDGGSAAGGRAVGPNGGTAAGGRVVGRDGGSAAGGRVVGPNGGKAAGGVVRGPNGGGTAGGVVRGPNGGYAAGFVHVPPSTRYYHGAVIRGGFVGYGMYYPGWYAAHPGVWYVPGWPAGYAWSACTWNSMMAWLTLANSQPLYYDYGNNVVYQDNSVYVNNQDVGSAEEYTQQASQLASQGAAADVSNQKDWMPLGVFALSPSGQTKSDSTVELAVDAQGIIRGNFTDTKTNKTQQVEGSVDKKTQRAAWTVGDDKNTVYDTGIYNLTKDEAPLLVHIGKDETQQWLMVRITQKDKDKSSSTSASE, from the coding sequence ATGAGATTATTCATCACACTGATGGCGGTTACGGCGGTCTGCCTGTTCAATCCTGAACTTTCTGAAACCTGGGCTCGTGGCGGCTTTGGTGGCGGTGGATTCCGCGGAGGTGGAGGAGGCTTTGGCGGCGGAGGCGGCAGGAGCTTTGGTGGCGGCGGAGGTGGCTTCGGCGGAGCCGGTGGTGGCTTCGGCGGCGGCGGAAGAAGTTTCGACGGTGCTGGCGGCGGTGATTTCCGTGGTGCCGGTGGACTTGGTGGCGCAGGCGGCTATGGAGGCGGTCGCGATTTGGGTGGTAACGGTCTTAATGGAAGCGGTGGCTTTGACGGCAGTCGCTTTTCCAATTACGGCAGTCGATTTGATACGACCAGCCGTTTTAATGATCAAAGCGGATTCGACTCCAAATTCTCAAATGAGGCACGCTCGTTTGAGCAATCTGGGAGAAATAATTTCGATCGGGGAAATTTAAACCAGCTCGGCGGTAATGGAGACCGAGGATTTCGAAATTCGGGTTCACTGAATGTCGGAGACATGAACTTCAACAAGCGCCCCACTCAACAGGGATTAAATAATTTCCTGGGTCTGCCCTCTGATGCCGGGCACAATGCGGTGACCAACTCTCATCCCCATGTGCAGGACTTTACCGGGCGTGATACGATCAACCGTTCCATCAGCTCCGGTTCCGGATCTGGTAATATTTATCATGGTCCGAATGGTGGTGTCGCTGGCGGTGGTACTTATACGGGGCCGCGAGGAAATACTGTAACCGGTGGAGGTGCCATCGGCCCGGATGGCGGTCACGCAGCTGGCGGATCAATCGATGGAAAGAACGGCGGTAGTGCAACCGGGGGACGTGTTGTGGGTCCCGATGGTGGATCTGCTGCCGGTGGTAGAGCCGTTGGTCCGAACGGAGGCACAGCTGCAGGAGGACGTGTCGTCGGCCGGGATGGTGGCAGTGCTGCTGGTGGTCGTGTTGTCGGTCCCAATGGCGGGAAAGCCGCGGGCGGTGTTGTTCGCGGACCCAATGGAGGCGGTACGGCTGGTGGAGTGGTTCGAGGACCAAATGGAGGCTATGCTGCCGGATTTGTGCATGTCCCTCCTTCAACCCGCTATTATCATGGTGCCGTGATTCGCGGGGGATTTGTTGGATACGGGATGTATTATCCCGGCTGGTATGCAGCGCATCCGGGAGTCTGGTACGTTCCCGGCTGGCCGGCTGGTTATGCCTGGAGTGCCTGCACCTGGAACTCGATGATGGCCTGGTTGACGTTAGCCAATTCGCAGCCCCTCTATTATGACTATGGCAATAACGTGGTCTACCAGGATAACAGTGTTTACGTGAACAACCAGGACGTTGGATCTGCGGAAGAATACACCCAGCAGGCCAGTCAGCTGGCGTCACAAGGCGCTGCCGCGGATGTCAGCAATCAGAAGGACTGGATGCCGCTCGGTGTGTTCGCTCTCTCACCCAGTGGGCAGACCAAGTCTGATTCCACTGTGGAACTGGCCGTTGATGCGCAAGGCATCATCCGGGGTAATTTCACCGATACCAAGACCAATAAAACTCAGCAGGTCGAGGGATCCGTGGATAAGAAAACACAACGGGCCGCCTGGACAGTCGGTGATGACAAAAATACCGTCTATGATACAGGCATCTATAACCTGACCAAAGACGAAGCGCCACTGCTGGTGCACATCGGTAAAGATGAGACTCAGCAATGGCTCATGGTCAGAATTACTCAGAAGGACAAAGATAAGTCTTCCAGTACTTCTGCCAGCGAGTAA